Proteins encoded within one genomic window of Solenopsis invicta isolate M01_SB chromosome 10, UNIL_Sinv_3.0, whole genome shotgun sequence:
- the LOC120358865 gene encoding cytochrome P450 9e2-like → MIQSMMETGNKDSGPEFDIDEMTAQAFVFFVAGFDSVATAMCFMAHEIGVNPDVQNKLRKEIDDVLRWTDGKPTYDAIKDMKYLDAVVTETLRLYQGPTFIDRICVNETEMPPATSDGEPITIKPGDTVWFPGFFILRNLILYNFYIKFTKLRIFFVIIMPSFCRHKYHVIHL, encoded by the coding sequence ATGATTCAGTCAATGATGGAGACCGGGAACAAAGATAGCGGACCCGAATTCGATATCGACGAAATGACTGCCCAGGCATTTGTTTTCTTTGTCGCCGGATTTGATTCTGTGGCAACAGCCATGTGTTTTATGGCGCACGAAATTGGTGTCAATCCCGatgttcaaaataaattgagaaaggAAATCGATGACGTCCTTAGATGGACCGACGGAAAACCAACGTACGATGCTATTAAAGATATGAAGTATTTGGATGCTGTGGTAACTGAAACTCTCAGACTGTATCAAGGACCAACTTTCATTGACAGAATATGTGTCAATGAAACCGAAATGCCACCAGCAACTTCGGATGGCGAACCAATTACTATAAAGCCAGGAGATACTGTATGGTTCCCGGGTTTTTTTATCCTAAGAAATCTTAtcctatacaatttttatattaaattcaccAAACTACGTATATTTTTCGTCATAATTATGCCGTCATTTTGTCGTCATAAATATCACGTCATACATCTGTGA
- the LOC113003061 gene encoding cytochrome P450 9e2-like, producing the protein MELFALFLAILTASICLYYFVSNKLNYFDRLQIPYVQPIPILGNMARVIFGRMSMAEQIRNIYNLFPDEKYVGFHDFTRPTFIIRDPEIISTIAIEHFNNFCNHRSVVNESLDPIASRNLVSLQGHRWHKMRKLLSLSFAPSKLKMMFGLISECAENSINSVVTESGKTGKTFDINDLFLRYANDTLATCAFGIKIDWFNDPKNSFFMIGKEGMTFNSWKYFKFFMNRNFPLIAKLLKLRLIGSRTENFF; encoded by the coding sequence atggaGTTGTTTGCTTTATTTCTGGCTATTCTGACAGCGAGCATTTGTCTATACTATTTTGTTTCAaacaagttaaattattttgatcgaCTGCAAATCCCGTATGTGCAACCGATTCCAATTTTGGGCAACATGGCACGTGTCATTTTCGGACGTATGTCCATGGCGGAACAGATACGAAacatttacaatctttttcCGGACGAAAAATATGTTGGATTCCACGATTTTACGAGGCCTACCTTCATTATTCGTGATCCAGAGATAATTTCAACGATTGCCATCGAACATTTTAATAACTTCTGCAACCATCGTAGCGTCGTGAACGAATCACTCGATCCGATAGCCAGTAGAAATCTGGTCAGTTTGCAAGGACACCGTTGGCACAAAATGCGAAAGCTTCTCAGCCTTTCTTTTGCACCCAGCAAATTAAAGATGATGTTTGGACTTATAAGTGAGTGTGCCGAAAATTCGATCAATTCTGTAGTAACGGAATCTGGAAAAACCGGCAAGACGTTtgatataaatgatttatttttgagatatgCCAACGATACGTTGGCCACCTGCGCTTTCGGCATCAAAATAGATTGGTTCAACGATCCGAAAAACTCATTCTTTATGATTGGGAAAGAAGGAATGACGTTTAATTCttggaaatatttcaaattttttatgaacagAAATTTCCCGCTAATTGCGAAACTTTTGAAGCTGAGACTGATTGGCTCGAgaacagaaaattttttctaa